The nucleotide sequence GGGCACAACTCGGTTATCAAAGACAACAACGGGAAAAAATGGATCGCCTATCATGCCATTCCCAGGGAAGCGTTTGATAAAAAAAGATACGGCAGGGTGATGTATATCGACCGTATAATATACAGGGATGGATGGCCGGTTGTTGTAAAAGAACAACCACCGGCTATTTCCATCCGCTGGACAGATAGTGTGACCATCAGTACCGGGTATACTAAGAATGCGGCGGCGGACCAGCTGCCGGGTTATGGCGCCCAGTACCCGCGTCTTTTAAAACTTGCGAATGGCAATTGGCTGGCGGCGTACACCGTATTGCGGAATAAAGGTTACCGCCAGGAGTCCGGAGGCGGGCTGGAACTGGAAGTTGCGGAAAGCAGGGATAACGGAAGAACATGGAAGTCGGTCAGCTGGATCACCGATCCGGGAAGGGACCTGGATAATGCACAAATGATCCAGTTGCCTGATGGATCAGTATTGCTGGCCGGGCGCTCCGTCCGCTGGCAGGAATCGTACCGGCTGCCCGTATATAAAAGCAGCGACGACGGAAGGAACTGGCAGCGGTTAAGCATCATCGATGCAAACGAGGGAGCACCCGGCACGCTCGGAAAACCGGATAAGGGCATTTATGAACCCCATTTTTATTTTTTAAAAGATGGCCGGCTGGCGGTCATGTATGCCAATGAAAAACATGTAACGGAGTCGCCTTCTTATAGTCAGACCATTGCGCAGAAAGTATCGGAGGATTCTGGAAAGACCTGGGGAAAAGAGATCTGGGTGGCACATACACCGGGACATCCGAAATCGAGACCCGGTATGCCGGTAGTAGACCGCATGCAGAACGGGAAGTACATTGCTGTTTACGAAGTGTGCGGACCGGAAGATTGCGGCATCTATTATAAAACAAGTGCTGATGGCCTGCATTGGGCGGAAGGACTGGGTACAAAAGCCCCCGAACAAAAGGCTGCCCCCTATGTACTGTCTCTTGCGGATGGGAACCTGCTGTTGTCCTCTAACCTGGGAGTGGTCACGGTAAGCAATGATTACGGACTTACCTGGAAAAAACAACCCATGCCCTGGGTACTTCAGGTGCCTTTTGAAACCGACTGGACCCAAACACTTTGGCAGGGAATGTACCAGTTTGACGAACATACGGTCGGTATTGTAACATCAAGAAAAAGAGCAGGAGGAGGGCATGATATAAAAATCCGCTTTGGACGAATCGAAAAAAGCGGTATTTTGTAGGTCTGCTACAATGGTGATGTATTGTATATTTGATTCTTAATGATTGTTCATGCGCCTGCTTAAATCTTACAGCATCTTATTATTGTTTTTAGCCCCGGCGGCTGCTGCCCAGGAACAGCCCCATCTTACGGAAGCGATCCGGTATGTGCCCCGGGTGTTCACACCGTTTGACATCGGTGCCGTAAAGCCCGAAGGATGGCTGATGGATCAGCTGAAGACCGTTGCAGCGAATTCGACGGGGCATTTAGACGAAACCCACGATAAAATCAAAAATGACAATGGCTGGCTGGGTGGTAAAGGAGACGGATGGGAAGAGACGCCGTACTGGCTGGATGGAGCGGTCCCTGCAGCCTATCTGCTGAACGATGCTCCATTGAAAGAAAAAGTAGTAAAGTATATCAACTGGACCTTAGACCATCAGCGGCCTTCGGGATATTTTGGCCCGCTTACAAAATACGAACGGGAGACGGGAAAACCGGTAACGGTTGCGGTTGCTGATAAAGGAGAAGACTGGTGGCCGAAGATGGTCATGCTTAAGGTGCTGCAGCAATATTACAGTGCTACAAAAGATAAACGGGTAGTGCCATTTATGTTGCGTTATTTCCGTTACCAGGAAGCCGCACTGAAAAAGGCACCGCTTTCCAAATGGACCGAATGGGCGGTTTCCCGGGGTTCTGAAAATATGCTGGTGGTGCAATGGCTTTACAGCATTACCAAAGAACCCTTCCTGTTAAAATTGGCGGCGATGGTCCGCGATCAGTCGTTGCCGTGGAGCTCTATGTTCGGCGGGCGCGACTGGGTAATGAATGCGGCCGCATTTCAGAATAATAAAAGCTGGATGACGCGGCACGGCGTAAATGTGGGAATGGCGATCAAAGAACCTGCGCTGAATTATGAGCGGACCGGTAATAGAAAATATATAGATATACTGAATACCGGCTGGAAAGATATTATGCTGCTGCACGGATTGCCGAACGGCATTTTTTCGGCGGATGAAGATCTTCATGGGAACCTGCCCACGCAGGGAACGGAGCTGTGCGCAATAGTGGAAACAATGTTCTCGATGGAAGAAGCATTGTCCATTACCGGTGAGCTGCAGTTTGCGGATGCACTGGAACGCATGACCTTTAATGCTTTTCCGCCACAGACAACTGCTGATTTTAACAGGAAGCAATATTTCCAGATCGCCAACCAGGTGGAAGTAGATCGTGGCGTGTACGATTTCTCGCTGCCTTTCGACCGGCAAATGAACAATGTATTTGGTGCCCGCAGCGGATACAGCTGCTGCCTGGCAAATATGCATCAGGGCTGGCCCAAATTTGTAAGGAACCTCTGGCACCGGTCCGGCAGCAACGGCATTGCGGCACTCGTATATGGTCCCAGTGAACTGACAACAACCATCGGATCCATTCCCGTAACGATTGCAGAGAGAACAACCTACCCATTTAATGACGAGATCCTTTTTGAAATAAAGACCGGCACCGCGGTGGTATTCCCTTTTTTACTACGCATTCCCTCCTGGTGTCAAAAGCCCGAACTATGGGTGAACAACGAAATACAAACCCCGGTGACACAACAGGGGTTGGTTACCCTGCACCGGACCTGGAAAGAAGGGGATGTGGTCCGGCTCCGGCTGCCAATGACGGTTCAGGTCAGCAACTGGGGACGTAATTCAAGAGCCATAGAACGCGGTCCGCTGGTATATGCACTTAAATTAAATGAAAAAGCTGCTACGGGCACAGAAGCTTCCGAAGGTATGTACGAGACGCTCACCACTACGGATCCCTGGAATTATGGATTACTAAAAAAGATCGTTGATGATCCTTCCGGACTGAAAGTGACCGTAGAACCGCTGAAGCATAATTTTAGATGGGTGCAGGACCAGGCGCCGGTTACCATCACCGCCACGGGCAAACGCATTCCTGCATGGCACGCGGAAAAAGGAAGGGTTGCCGATCAGCCGGTATCCGACCGCGAAGGCATTTATAAAGGAACGGTAGCAGCAGGAGCGTATCCGCTCACCCTGATCCCTTATGGTTTTACCCGCCTGAGGATCGTAGCTTTTCCCGTGGTTCCGTAAACATAAAGCGTTGTAATTTTAACGAGATTAAACATTAAAATTGAAAAATGATAAACATGAATCAGACTTTTAAAGTGGCAACTTTTTCACTTTTGGCCGCAGGAATGTTTTCCTGCAAAAGCCCCGAAAACAAGGCTGGGGAACAAGGTGCTCCGGATTCAACAGCAGTAGCGGGTGCAGACAGTATATCTGCCCTGAATCCGGCAAACTTTGAAGCGACCATCGATGGAAAGAAAACCGGTTTGTATACGCTAAAAAATAATAACGGCATGCGGGTGGCCATCACCAGCTTTGGCGGCCGCATTGTAGGGCTTTGGGTTCCGGATAAATCCGGGAAACCAACAGATGTGGTGATCGGCATGGGCAGCGTGGAAGGCTATCAGAAAGCAACAGAAGCTTATCTGGGCGCAACCATCGGCCGGTACGGCAACCGGATCGCCCATGCGCGTTTCAAGCTCGATGGCAAGGAATATACGCTGGCGGCCAATAACGGCCCCAACAGTCTGCATGGCGGTAAAAAGGGCTTCCAGTACGTGGTATGGGATGCCGCGCAGCCCAACGACAGCACGCTGGAATTAAGTTATACCAGTCCGGATATGGAAGAAGGTTTTCCGGGGGAACTGAAAGTAAAAGTGATCTACAGCATCACAGCGGACAATGCGTTAAAGATGGACTACAGTGCACAGACCAGCAAGAACACGGTGGTGAACCTTACCAACCATGCTTATTTTAATCTTAATGGTGAAGGCAGTGGGGATATCCTGAAACACACCGCGCAGATCTATGCCGATAAATACACACCGGTAGATGCAACCCTGATCCCGACCGGTAAACTGGACCCCGTGACCGGAACGCCCTTTGATTTTACAAAACCGGTGGCCATCGGCGCCCGTATCGGTGAAGACAATACCCAGTTGAAATATGGAAAGGGGTATGATCATAACTATGTGCTCAATGGTACCAAGGGCGATTACGGGCTGACCCATGCGGCTACTTTTACCGGTGACCTGTCCGGCATTGTAATGGACATCTATACACAGGAGCCCGGGCTGCAGTTCTACAGCGGTAATTTTAATGAAGGAAAAAATACATTGAAATCCGGTGCAAAGGACATCCACCGGGGTGCCTTCTGTGCGGAGACCCAACATTTTCCGGATTCTCCCAATCAGCCTGCTTTTCCGAGCGTGGAATTAAAGCCGGGTGCAGCGTATCATACAGTTTCGTATTATAAATTTTCCGCGAAATAAGGATCATACAATTGTTGTAATATGCAAAGGGGCGCCAGCAGCGCTCCTTTTTTTATTGCCGGCCGTACAATCGTACCGGAATGGGCGCTACCTGTTGCAATGAAAAACGATTGAGCAACCGGATTCCCCGGCTCAAGAAATTTATACCTGTTTTGTTATTTTATTTTTTTAAAAAAGTATCAGATTGTTATGTTATATTTTTTGCAAATAACTTATTGAATACATTGTTGTTTTAATTAAACATTAAGGATTTATTAATTCTGTTTTAACAAAAAAAATATTATAAAAAACTTTAAATAAGTTTTGTTATATCCGATGTTGTCTTATATATTTGGAATCCATTAAATAAAATAAACCTTTTTAAATGTTTTAAAAAGGAAATTTATGAAGGAAAAGACTGGAATTAACAGACAGAACCCGAGATTATTGACAAATTGCTTTCCGTGTACGGACTTCGTTGGTTGTTCTTGAGATAGTTTTCTTTGGTGTATTGGGCAACGGTTCGTACTGCATTTGCAAAAACCTTAAATACGAATGGCCGGCTTTGTTGTAATCTTTCCCGGAGGAGTGCTTCCTGCCGGGGGAGGCCGGAGTATGTATAAAAGAGAATTCATATAATAGAAATTTTTCAGAATTGATTAACTGTTTAGTATGCAATTAAAAAAGCTGTTTATGCATTGCAGGTGGCAATTGATTGTTTTTTTGCTTTTGGGAGCCACTTCCACTTTCAATGGTATGGCCCAGGTTGACTCACTTTCCGACGCTGATAAGCAGGATTCAATTTTAAAGGCGGATGCCAGCCGGCAATTCAATGAGGAATTGGAACGGTCCAATCATCCGGGCCTGAGCGATACCTCTTCCGTATTGACCCTGGTGCATTTGGACGGGATAAAAAAGACGCCGTTCATCAGTGTGCAACAATACCTGAAAGGAAATGCTGCCG is from Niabella beijingensis and encodes:
- a CDS encoding family 43 glycosylhydrolase translates to MKKALYLFAALLQLQASAQSPAVIHTDFPDPTVIAANGKYYAYATNSDPAGKFLHIQVAVSDDLKEWKIIGDALPGQPVWGYKDFWAPHVLYNAQLKKYALFYSAETVDTTAGKAIGIAFSDHPEGPFKDSGKPLIVRPEFEAIDPMVIKDPRSGKFYMIWGSGFQPLQIREMDPSMTAFKKGSAAKAVIQAGADKDYGRLVEGAWIDYNDGYYYIYYSGDNCCGIEAHYAVMVARSKNITGPYTRLAEVAANKSSVILESDAHIVAPGHNSVIKDNNGKKWIAYHAIPREAFDKKRYGRVMYIDRIIYRDGWPVVVKEQPPAISIRWTDSVTISTGYTKNAAADQLPGYGAQYPRLLKLANGNWLAAYTVLRNKGYRQESGGGLELEVAESRDNGRTWKSVSWITDPGRDLDNAQMIQLPDGSVLLAGRSVRWQESYRLPVYKSSDDGRNWQRLSIIDANEGAPGTLGKPDKGIYEPHFYFLKDGRLAVMYANEKHVTESPSYSQTIAQKVSEDSGKTWGKEIWVAHTPGHPKSRPGMPVVDRMQNGKYIAVYEVCGPEDCGIYYKTSADGLHWAEGLGTKAPEQKAAPYVLSLADGNLLLSSNLGVVTVSNDYGLTWKKQPMPWVLQVPFETDWTQTLWQGMYQFDEHTVGIVTSRKRAGGGHDIKIRFGRIEKSGIL
- a CDS encoding aldose epimerase family protein, whose product is MNQTFKVATFSLLAAGMFSCKSPENKAGEQGAPDSTAVAGADSISALNPANFEATIDGKKTGLYTLKNNNGMRVAITSFGGRIVGLWVPDKSGKPTDVVIGMGSVEGYQKATEAYLGATIGRYGNRIAHARFKLDGKEYTLAANNGPNSLHGGKKGFQYVVWDAAQPNDSTLELSYTSPDMEEGFPGELKVKVIYSITADNALKMDYSAQTSKNTVVNLTNHAYFNLNGEGSGDILKHTAQIYADKYTPVDATLIPTGKLDPVTGTPFDFTKPVAIGARIGEDNTQLKYGKGYDHNYVLNGTKGDYGLTHAATFTGDLSGIVMDIYTQEPGLQFYSGNFNEGKNTLKSGAKDIHRGAFCAETQHFPDSPNQPAFPSVELKPGAAYHTVSYYKFSAK
- a CDS encoding beta-L-arabinofuranosidase domain-containing protein; the protein is MRLLKSYSILLLFLAPAAAAQEQPHLTEAIRYVPRVFTPFDIGAVKPEGWLMDQLKTVAANSTGHLDETHDKIKNDNGWLGGKGDGWEETPYWLDGAVPAAYLLNDAPLKEKVVKYINWTLDHQRPSGYFGPLTKYERETGKPVTVAVADKGEDWWPKMVMLKVLQQYYSATKDKRVVPFMLRYFRYQEAALKKAPLSKWTEWAVSRGSENMLVVQWLYSITKEPFLLKLAAMVRDQSLPWSSMFGGRDWVMNAAAFQNNKSWMTRHGVNVGMAIKEPALNYERTGNRKYIDILNTGWKDIMLLHGLPNGIFSADEDLHGNLPTQGTELCAIVETMFSMEEALSITGELQFADALERMTFNAFPPQTTADFNRKQYFQIANQVEVDRGVYDFSLPFDRQMNNVFGARSGYSCCLANMHQGWPKFVRNLWHRSGSNGIAALVYGPSELTTTIGSIPVTIAERTTYPFNDEILFEIKTGTAVVFPFLLRIPSWCQKPELWVNNEIQTPVTQQGLVTLHRTWKEGDVVRLRLPMTVQVSNWGRNSRAIERGPLVYALKLNEKAATGTEASEGMYETLTTTDPWNYGLLKKIVDDPSGLKVTVEPLKHNFRWVQDQAPVTITATGKRIPAWHAEKGRVADQPVSDREGIYKGTVAAGAYPLTLIPYGFTRLRIVAFPVVP